Proteins encoded together in one Luteimonas fraxinea window:
- the parC gene encoding DNA topoisomerase IV subunit A, whose protein sequence is MTESVRTPFHGFEQLPLREFAERAYLDYSMYVVLDRALPFIGDGLKPVQRRIIYAMSELGLGAAAKPKKSARTVGDVIGKYHPHGDSACYEALVLMAQPFSYRYPLIDGQGNFGSSDDPKSFAAMRYTESKMTPIAEMLLAELGHGTVDWTDNFDGTMQEPTWLPARLPHLLLNGTTGIAVGMATDVPPHNVNEIVSACLRLLDDPDATVRDLCEHVRGPDYPTSAEIITPSADLLHMYETGHGSVRARATFEKEHTNIVITALPHQVSPSKVIEQIAAQMRAKKLPWLEDIRDESDHANPVRVVLIPRSNRVDAEQLMGHLFATTDLEKSYRVNLNVIGLDGRPQVKNLKMLLSEWLQFRTTTVTRRLTHRLEKVERRLHLLDGLLVAFLNLDEVIHIIRTEDEPRAVLQARFELSDDQVDYILETRLRQLARLEEMKIRGEQAELESERDRLITTLESKTKLKKLIKDELQADAKKYGDARRSPLVARGAAQALDESDLVPSEPVTIVVSEKGWVRAAKGHDVDPAGMNYRDGDSLLAFARGRTTQQVAFLDSTGRSYSTVAHSLPSARGNGEPLTGRFSPAAGASFQAVVAGESDARFVVASSHGYGFVTRFENLTGRQKAGKAMLSLSPGSTVLQPAAVRAVDADRLVVVTSAGHLLVFPVAELPELDKGKGNKIIEIPKAKRGTEQVVALAVVAPGSSLLVRSGARTMTLSFKELDAYIGARASRGGLLPRGWQKVEGLDVE, encoded by the coding sequence ATGACCGAGTCCGTCCGCACCCCCTTCCATGGCTTCGAGCAGCTGCCGCTGCGCGAGTTCGCCGAGCGCGCCTACCTCGACTACTCGATGTACGTGGTCCTCGACCGCGCGCTGCCGTTCATCGGCGACGGCCTCAAGCCGGTGCAGCGCCGCATCATCTACGCGATGAGCGAGCTGGGCCTGGGCGCGGCGGCGAAGCCGAAGAAGTCCGCGCGCACCGTCGGCGACGTGATCGGCAAATACCATCCCCATGGCGACAGCGCGTGCTACGAGGCGCTGGTGCTGATGGCGCAGCCGTTCTCGTACCGCTATCCGTTGATCGACGGCCAGGGCAACTTCGGTTCCAGCGACGATCCGAAATCCTTCGCGGCGATGCGTTACACCGAATCGAAGATGACGCCGATCGCGGAGATGCTGCTGGCCGAACTCGGCCACGGCACCGTCGACTGGACCGACAACTTCGACGGCACGATGCAGGAGCCGACGTGGCTGCCGGCGCGCCTGCCGCACCTGCTGCTCAATGGCACCACCGGCATCGCGGTCGGCATGGCCACCGACGTGCCGCCGCACAACGTCAATGAGATCGTCAGCGCTTGCCTGCGCCTGCTCGACGATCCCGACGCGACCGTGCGCGACCTGTGCGAACACGTGCGCGGTCCGGACTATCCGACCAGCGCCGAGATCATTACGCCGTCCGCCGATCTGTTGCACATGTACGAAACCGGCCACGGCAGCGTGCGCGCGCGTGCGACCTTCGAGAAAGAACACACCAACATCGTCATCACCGCACTGCCGCACCAGGTCAGTCCGAGCAAGGTGATCGAACAGATCGCAGCCCAGATGCGCGCCAAGAAGCTGCCGTGGCTGGAAGACATCCGCGACGAGTCCGACCATGCCAATCCGGTGCGCGTGGTGCTGATTCCGCGCTCCAACCGCGTCGACGCCGAGCAGCTGATGGGCCATCTGTTCGCCACCACCGATCTCGAGAAGAGCTACCGCGTCAATCTCAACGTCATCGGGCTCGACGGGCGTCCGCAGGTCAAGAACCTGAAGATGCTGCTGTCGGAGTGGCTGCAGTTCCGCACCACCACCGTGACACGCCGCCTGACCCATCGTCTGGAGAAGGTCGAGCGTCGCCTGCACCTGCTCGATGGACTGCTGGTCGCGTTCCTGAATCTCGACGAGGTGATCCACATCATCCGTACCGAGGACGAGCCGCGTGCCGTGCTGCAGGCGCGGTTCGAACTCAGCGACGACCAGGTCGACTACATCCTCGAAACGCGCCTGCGCCAGCTCGCGCGCCTGGAAGAGATGAAGATCCGCGGCGAACAGGCCGAGCTGGAAAGCGAGCGCGATCGCCTGATCACCACGCTCGAGAGCAAGACCAAGCTGAAGAAGCTGATCAAGGACGAATTGCAGGCCGATGCGAAGAAGTACGGCGATGCGCGTCGTTCGCCACTGGTCGCACGCGGCGCCGCGCAGGCGCTCGACGAGAGCGATCTGGTGCCGAGCGAGCCGGTGACGATCGTCGTCAGCGAGAAGGGCTGGGTGCGCGCGGCCAAGGGCCACGACGTGGATCCGGCCGGCATGAACTATCGCGACGGCGACAGCCTGCTCGCGTTCGCGCGCGGCCGCACGACGCAGCAGGTCGCGTTCCTCGATTCGACTGGCCGCAGCTATTCCACTGTCGCGCATTCGTTGCCATCGGCGCGCGGCAACGGCGAACCGCTGACCGGCCGCTTCTCGCCGGCTGCGGGCGCGTCGTTCCAGGCGGTCGTGGCCGGTGAATCGGACGCGCGCTTCGTCGTTGCGTCTTCGCATGGCTACGGCTTCGTGACCCGCTTCGAGAACCTCACCGGCCGGCAGAAGGCGGGCAAGGCGATGCTGTCGTTGTCGCCGGGTTCGACGGTGCTGCAACCGGCCGCGGTGCGCGCTGTCGATGCCGACCGTCTGGTCGTGGTGACCAGCGCCGGTCATCTTCTGGTGTTCCCGGTCGCCGAGCTGCCGGAACTCGACAAGGGCAAAGGCAACAAGATCATCGAGATTCCGAAGGCCAAGCGCGGCACCGAACAGGTGGTCGCGCTCGCCGTCGTCGCGCCGGGGAGTTCGCTGTTGGTGCGCTCGGGTGCACGCACGATGACGCTGTCGTTCAAGGAACTCGACGCCTACATCGGCGCGCGCGCATCGCGTGGTGGCCTGCTGCCGCGCGGCTGGCAGAAGGTCGAAGGGCTCGACGTCGAATGA
- the rnr gene encoding ribonuclease R, with protein sequence MAKPPSKRGSSRGTPGPASQGAGKRGTSGPARPKSHSDRKDALPPWMPDPGLQRALRTGGPTKSASQDRPPAARGGRFEDPHANREAARYANPIASREAILQTLVDADGPMTFDELALKLALTEPDRADALGKRVAAMLREGQLLQNRRGGLVPAKRMDLIPGTVIANPEGFGFLRPDSGAGEDLFLPPTEMRKVMHGDRVLASLTNVDARGRRAGVVVEVLERRTTRLMGRFSVEHGISYVVPDDRRIQRNIQIPVDARQDAQHGQLVVCEITAPGDSHRPPIGRVLTVLGDVLKPSLVVEAAIHGHNLPHEFSQEVLDEAAAVPVDVEERMVGGRVDLRTLPLVTIDGEDAKDFDDAVYCEPNRDGFRLVVAIADVSNYVRPGTPLDDEAQLRATSVYFPGFVVPMLPETLSNGICSLKPKVDRMCFVCDMQVLRDGTVSESKFYEAVMHSHARLTYTQVWKAVGELDEETRDAIKPVLPQVERLHQLYAVLAKARAKRGAIEFESSEVRFVLDNTGEVTQAGMLQRNDAHKLIEECMIAANVEAARFLLEAGISAPYRVHDKPPEAKYADLLEFLKEFSLRLPPWAKVQPKDFTVLLKKIRERPDATLLESVLLRSQSQAVYTPENIGHFGLALASYAHFTSPIRRYPDLLVHRAIKHVLSGQPLAKFMYTPRLMESLSLQCSERSRRADEAEREVDERYRAAWMEQHVGGQFDGVISGVTSFGLFVELDQSKVNGLVHVTQLPNDFYSFDPIRRMLNGQRAGRQYRLGDRVRIIVLKASLEDRKIDFRLVDPDSTVQGGPKPLPPRGKPAKREKKPY encoded by the coding sequence ATGGCTAAACCTCCAAGCAAGCGCGGCAGCAGCCGCGGAACGCCCGGGCCCGCGTCACAGGGGGCCGGCAAGCGCGGCACCTCTGGTCCGGCCCGCCCCAAATCGCACAGCGACCGCAAGGACGCATTGCCGCCGTGGATGCCCGATCCGGGCCTGCAGCGCGCGCTGCGGACCGGCGGACCCACGAAGTCTGCATCCCAGGACCGTCCGCCCGCAGCGCGCGGCGGGCGTTTCGAAGATCCGCACGCCAACCGCGAGGCGGCGCGCTACGCGAATCCGATCGCGAGCCGCGAGGCGATCCTGCAGACACTCGTCGACGCCGACGGCCCGATGACGTTCGACGAGCTCGCGCTCAAGCTCGCGCTCACCGAACCCGATCGCGCCGATGCCCTCGGCAAGCGCGTCGCGGCGATGCTGCGCGAAGGCCAGCTGCTGCAGAACCGCCGCGGCGGTCTGGTGCCGGCCAAGCGCATGGATCTGATCCCGGGCACGGTGATCGCCAATCCGGAAGGCTTCGGTTTCCTGCGGCCGGATTCGGGCGCGGGCGAAGACCTGTTCCTGCCGCCGACCGAGATGCGCAAGGTCATGCACGGCGATCGCGTGCTGGCCAGCCTGACCAATGTCGACGCGCGCGGCCGCCGCGCCGGTGTCGTCGTCGAAGTGCTCGAGCGCCGCACGACGCGCCTGATGGGGCGCTTCTCGGTCGAGCACGGCATCAGCTACGTCGTGCCTGACGATCGCCGCATCCAGCGCAACATCCAGATCCCGGTGGACGCCCGCCAGGACGCGCAGCACGGCCAGCTGGTCGTCTGCGAAATCACCGCGCCGGGCGATTCGCACCGTCCGCCGATCGGCCGCGTGCTGACCGTGCTCGGCGATGTGCTCAAGCCGTCGCTGGTGGTCGAGGCCGCGATCCACGGCCACAACCTGCCGCACGAGTTCTCGCAGGAGGTGCTCGACGAAGCCGCCGCGGTGCCGGTGGACGTGGAAGAACGCATGGTCGGCGGCCGCGTCGATCTGCGCACGCTCCCCCTTGTGACGATCGACGGCGAGGACGCCAAGGATTTCGACGACGCCGTCTACTGCGAGCCCAACCGCGACGGCTTCCGCCTCGTGGTCGCGATCGCCGACGTGTCGAACTATGTGCGTCCCGGCACGCCGCTCGACGACGAAGCCCAGCTGCGCGCGACCAGCGTGTACTTCCCGGGCTTCGTCGTGCCGATGCTGCCCGAGACGCTGTCCAACGGCATCTGCTCGCTGAAGCCGAAGGTCGACCGCATGTGCTTCGTCTGCGACATGCAGGTGCTGCGCGACGGCACGGTGTCGGAATCGAAGTTCTACGAAGCGGTGATGCATTCGCACGCGCGTTTGACCTACACCCAGGTGTGGAAGGCGGTCGGCGAACTCGACGAAGAGACGCGCGACGCGATCAAGCCGGTGCTGCCGCAGGTCGAACGCCTGCACCAGCTCTACGCGGTACTGGCCAAGGCACGTGCGAAGCGCGGCGCGATCGAGTTCGAATCGTCCGAAGTGCGCTTCGTGCTCGACAACACCGGTGAGGTCACCCAGGCCGGCATGCTCCAGCGCAACGATGCGCACAAGCTGATCGAGGAATGCATGATCGCGGCGAACGTGGAGGCCGCACGCTTCCTGCTCGAAGCCGGCATTTCCGCGCCGTACCGCGTGCACGACAAGCCGCCGGAAGCGAAGTACGCCGACCTGCTGGAATTCCTCAAGGAATTCTCGCTGCGTCTGCCGCCGTGGGCGAAAGTGCAGCCGAAGGACTTCACCGTCCTGCTGAAGAAGATCCGCGAGCGTCCCGACGCGACGCTGCTCGAATCGGTGCTGCTGCGCAGCCAGAGCCAGGCGGTCTACACGCCCGAGAACATCGGCCACTTCGGTCTGGCACTGGCGTCGTACGCGCATTTCACCTCGCCGATCCGCCGCTACCCCGATCTGCTGGTACACCGCGCGATCAAGCACGTGCTGTCGGGCCAGCCGTTGGCGAAGTTCATGTACACGCCGCGCCTCATGGAAAGCCTCTCGCTGCAGTGTTCGGAGCGTTCGCGACGCGCCGATGAAGCCGAGCGCGAAGTCGACGAGCGCTATCGCGCTGCGTGGATGGAGCAGCACGTCGGCGGCCAGTTCGACGGCGTGATCAGTGGTGTGACCAGCTTCGGTCTGTTCGTAGAACTCGACCAGTCGAAGGTCAACGGTCTGGTCCACGTGACCCAGCTGCCGAACGACTTCTACAGCTTCGATCCGATCCGGCGGATGCTCAACGGCCAGCGTGCCGGGCGGCAGTACCGCCTCGGCGACCGGGTGCGGATCATCGTGCTCAAGGCCAGCCTGGAAGACCGAAAGATCGACTTCCGTC
- a CDS encoding Hsp70 family protein, which yields MKIGIDFGTSYSAAAARIGDRLVHIQFDGQPQFRTAVFFPTTLPDLDAFELDGAMEAEVESLMRGLRSDQTRAGGTPRPSAQLRRDAIRIVRRQWLEARMRDAESSAADLQHAVFGEAAIESYLLEGSGNLVQSPKSMLGFNLHPRAKETITGIAAHILEHIRLTASQQLGTTVRTATLGRPVRFRSSLGEAGGEQALALLRDAAAQAGFDSIEFLEEPAAAALHYHAESPQRHTTLVVDIGGGTTDIALAEVGGDGAPRVHRAWGVANGGTDVDLALSMAQVMPVFGKGASRIPVHHFVEAATVQDMPRQRDFHKRDFGHVDAPFGARLQALQRDGGTTRLYRGVEGMKVRLSAHDEAGHALDYIEPGLRVDATRAALETASARFLDTIGALLDDVRGDLDAPPDSLFLTGGMSGAPYVQAAAQARFPDARIVRGDPSLGVVSGLAEHARN from the coding sequence ATGAAGATCGGCATCGACTTCGGTACCAGCTATTCCGCCGCCGCTGCGCGCATCGGCGACCGGCTGGTGCACATCCAGTTCGACGGACAGCCGCAGTTCCGCACCGCGGTGTTCTTCCCGACTACCCTGCCCGATCTCGATGCGTTCGAGCTCGACGGGGCGATGGAGGCCGAGGTGGAATCGTTGATGCGCGGCTTGCGCAGCGACCAGACCCGCGCCGGCGGCACGCCTCGTCCGTCCGCGCAGCTGCGCCGCGACGCGATCCGCATCGTGCGGCGCCAATGGCTGGAGGCGCGCATGCGCGATGCGGAGTCCTCGGCCGCCGATCTGCAGCACGCGGTGTTCGGCGAGGCGGCGATCGAGAGCTACCTGCTCGAAGGCAGCGGCAATCTGGTGCAGTCGCCGAAGTCGATGCTCGGCTTCAACCTGCATCCGCGCGCCAAGGAAACGATCACCGGCATCGCCGCGCACATCCTCGAACACATCCGCCTGACCGCGAGCCAGCAGCTCGGCACCACGGTGCGCACGGCGACGCTGGGGCGGCCGGTGCGTTTTCGCAGTTCGCTCGGCGAGGCCGGCGGCGAACAGGCGCTGGCGTTGCTGCGCGACGCCGCGGCCCAGGCCGGCTTCGATTCGATCGAGTTCCTCGAAGAGCCCGCGGCGGCCGCGTTGCACTATCACGCCGAAAGTCCGCAGCGGCACACGACTCTAGTTGTCGACATCGGCGGCGGCACGACCGACATCGCGCTGGCGGAAGTGGGCGGCGACGGCGCGCCGCGCGTGCACCGCGCCTGGGGCGTCGCCAACGGCGGCACCGACGTCGACCTCGCGCTGAGCATGGCCCAGGTCATGCCGGTGTTCGGCAAGGGCGCGAGCCGCATTCCGGTGCATCATTTTGTCGAAGCGGCGACGGTGCAGGACATGCCGCGGCAGCGCGATTTCCACAAGCGCGACTTCGGCCATGTGGATGCGCCGTTCGGCGCGCGCCTGCAGGCCCTGCAGCGCGACGGCGGCACCACGCGCCTGTACCGCGGTGTCGAGGGCATGAAGGTGCGCCTGAGCGCACACGACGAGGCCGGCCACGCGCTGGACTACATCGAACCGGGCCTGCGCGTGGACGCGACGCGTGCTGCGTTGGAGACCGCCAGCGCACGCTTTCTCGACACCATCGGCGCCTTGCTCGACGACGTGCGCGGAGATCTCGACGCGCCGCCGGACAGCCTGTTCCTGACCGGCGGCATGTCCGGCGCGCCTTACGTGCAGGCGGCCGCGCAGGCGCG
- a CDS encoding CopD family protein — protein sequence MDYLTLKLLHFMAAATWLTGMVGSGIAIALHDVLASPTGRSLLANLRSWNRWVTSPAMLATLGAGLTIALQAGWLAMSWLRIKLALVCALVILHGWLSRTLHQMARVEPPPTPPGLLRFSAPLVFVIGLAIVLLALTKPF from the coding sequence GTGGACTACCTGACGCTCAAGCTGCTCCACTTCATGGCCGCGGCGACGTGGCTCACCGGCATGGTCGGCAGTGGCATCGCTATCGCCCTCCACGACGTGCTGGCCTCGCCCACGGGGCGCTCGCTGCTCGCGAACCTGCGCAGCTGGAACCGCTGGGTCACGTCGCCGGCAATGCTGGCGACACTGGGCGCGGGTCTCACCATCGCGCTGCAGGCCGGCTGGCTGGCGATGTCCTGGCTGCGGATCAAACTCGCGCTCGTTTGCGCGCTGGTGATCCTGCACGGCTGGCTGAGCCGCACGTTGCACCAGATGGCACGCGTCGAGCCGCCGCCGACGCCGCCTGGCCTGTTGCGGTTCTCCGCGCCACTGGTCTTCGTGATCGGCCTCGCCATCGTGTTGCTGGCGCTCACCAAACCGTTCTGA
- a CDS encoding thiopurine S-methyltransferase: MHPEFWHERWSHDLIGFHRDAPLPLLLKHWPALDLAPDTRVFVPLCGKSLDMVWLAEHGHRVLGVELSEMAVRQFFEERDLLPAIRETAAGRHFVAGAYELIVGDAFALDADVLADCAAVYDRAALIALPPELRRTYAATAWHRLPAASRGLLVTLEYPQAEKAGPPFSVAAAEVHALLDRDWRVDAVERRDILADEPGFVADGVTALSTAVYRVVRRG; the protein is encoded by the coding sequence ATGCACCCCGAGTTCTGGCACGAACGCTGGTCCCACGATCTCATCGGTTTCCACCGCGACGCCCCGCTGCCGCTGCTGTTGAAACACTGGCCCGCGCTCGATCTTGCACCGGATACCCGCGTCTTCGTACCGCTGTGCGGCAAATCGCTCGACATGGTCTGGCTGGCCGAACACGGCCATCGCGTGCTCGGTGTCGAACTGTCGGAAATGGCGGTGCGCCAGTTCTTCGAAGAGCGCGACCTGCTGCCGGCGATCCGTGAAACAGCTGCGGGCCGCCACTTTGTTGCCGGTGCATACGAACTGATCGTCGGCGATGCGTTCGCGCTGGACGCCGACGTGCTCGCGGACTGCGCCGCTGTCTACGACCGTGCGGCGCTGATCGCACTGCCGCCCGAGCTGCGCCGCACGTACGCGGCCACGGCATGGCATCGGTTGCCGGCGGCATCCCGCGGGCTGCTGGTCACGCTGGAGTATCCGCAGGCGGAGAAAGCGGGGCCGCCATTTTCGGTCGCGGCGGCCGAGGTGCACGCGTTGTTGGATCGCGACTGGCGGGTCGATGCAGTGGAGCGGCGCGACATTCTTGCGGACGAGCCGGGATTCGTGGCGGATGGGGTTACTGCGTTGTCGACGGCCGTGTATCGGGTGGTGCGTCGGGGGTGA
- the bfr gene encoding bacterioferritin, whose product MKGHPEVVDYLKFLLRGELAARDQYFLHSRRYEDLGLHQLYARINHEMEEETQHADALLKRILFLEGVPDMRPDAFEPGVTVEEMLRKDLDLEYLVRDNLAKGIVLCEQHNDFVSREVLVTQLADTEEDHTYWLEKQLRLIGMIGLERYQQSRMGEAEGTHAGVG is encoded by the coding sequence ATGAAAGGACATCCCGAAGTCGTCGATTACCTGAAGTTCCTGCTCCGCGGCGAGCTGGCGGCGCGCGACCAGTACTTCCTGCATTCGCGCCGCTACGAGGACCTGGGCCTGCACCAGCTCTACGCGCGCATCAATCATGAGATGGAAGAGGAAACCCAGCACGCCGACGCGCTGCTCAAGCGCATCCTGTTCCTGGAAGGCGTGCCGGATATGCGTCCCGACGCGTTCGAGCCGGGCGTCACCGTCGAGGAAATGCTGCGCAAGGATCTCGACCTCGAATACCTCGTGCGCGACAACCTCGCTAAGGGCATCGTGTTGTGCGAGCAGCACAACGACTTCGTCAGTCGCGAAGTGCTGGTGACCCAGCTCGCCGACACCGAGGAAGATCACACCTACTGGCTGGAGAAGCAGCTGCGCCTGATCGGCATGATCGGCCTGGAGCGCTACCAGCAGAGCCGCATGGGCGAAGCGGAAGGCACGCACGCCGGCGTGGGGTGA